In Salinibaculum sp. SYNS191, the genomic window CCAGAGTGGCTCGGTCGGCGTCGCTCTACTGGCAGTCTATTTCCTGGCCTGCCCACGCTCCGATGGCACCACCGGGAGGACCAGCAGCGAGACACTCCCCTCGCGGACAGGGCCATCCACGATTGAACGAGGAAGCCAGACGCGAGAGCCACAGCTAATCAGCTGTCCAGTATACGTGACAATGTGGATAACTTAATAGCTATAGGAACACAACACTGTGGGTATGCCAGACACAGCCACCCTCCAGTTGACGCTCCACAAGTGTACGGCTATTCTCGTGACAGCGATGGGTGTCGCGGCGGGCAGCCTGGCACCGCCGAGAACCCTCGTGCCGTGGGCACTCGCCCTCGGCGGCGTCGTCTACTTCATGTGGGCCGAGGGGTTCCTTCCCGAGGAGTGGGGGTCACCGGGTCACACCGAGCGGTGAGCGGCCGCCGAGTCCGCGAGAGAGGACGCGTCGGGAGTGCCACGAGCGACCGAGTACGCAGAGGTAACTTGAGTAGTCCGGGAGTACCCGCGTTCGGAGCGGCCGGGCAGACATCGAAATAAGGCAGTCTTTCCCGGAGCGGGAAATCCGGGCCGCAGGGTTACCGCCGTATAACGAAATAGCAGCCACACGTCTCCCGTCTTGGAGGTCTGAACTGATGGCAAAAGAGATCGCCTGTCGAGATGCGGGATACGACTGTGACTTCATGGTTCGCTCCGAGGACGAGTCACAGCTCATCAAGTTCGTACAGGAACACGCACAGGAGACGCACGACACCCAGATGTCCGCGGACGACATCCGCGGTGCCTGGAAAACGGTGTAGAGGCCGGCATCGAACACGACGAGGTCGTCGCCCGCGAAGCGTCGCGACACCACGTCCGAACTCGGAACGAGATGCCGCTGTGGCGCGCCGGTGGGCAACTGACCGGCCCGTTACACAGCGGCGTCTGCGAAAGTCCGCGAGAGTTCGTCGATTGTCGTACAGGGGTTTAAGTTCTGTCGTACCCACGTAGTCACTGATGACGCCAAATCCGTCCACTCCCGGCGAGCCAGCAGGAACGAACACCCGGCAGATGCCGCGCTACAACTGCCCGAAGTGTACCGGCAGTCTGCAC contains:
- a CDS encoding DUF1059 domain-containing protein, which produces MAKEIACRDAGYDCDFMVRSEDESQLIKFVQEHAQETHDTQMSADDIRGAWKTV